In Gemmatimonadota bacterium, the genomic stretch GATGGACTTTTTCCGCACCTTCACAAGCCAGCAAGTCAACTGTGGACAACACATCGTGAACCCGCCGACCGAGAAAGCTCTGACCGAGCATCAGACCATAACCATTGCACATATAGTCATTGCCATAAGGGTGAAAAAAGTCGCGTTCATCATCGGCAAGCGATTCCCCCAAACCGCGCACATCGAGAGCATAGAGCGGATGTTGTTCTTTCAGCCTTTTTGCAAAAGGATCTTCTATCAAATCTTCTTCCGCAGAAACATGTGGCAAATAGAGATGAACCTCGCGCTCGACATCGAGCGTATGCGAATAAGACGGATTGGACAGGCGTTTCCGCATAATAGCGCGAATATTGCCCTCGGTTTCAATCGCATACCGCGCCAGGCGAACGCCATCTTCTGTCGTACTGCGCAACCAGCGGTGGTGGGGCAGGTCGCGGTCATCAGACAAATTGAGCGTACTCTGCACACAACGGATGAGTTCGTCCTTACCCAACTTTTTGCGTTTTGATGCAAGAACATCGGCGTTTTGGGCAATCAGATCGAAAATGGGCGTAGCCCCTTCGGGCACAACCTCGCCTTTTGGAGTGACATTTAAGACATCGCTCAAGTCCTCGGTCTCTTCCAAACGGATAACCTGCTGAATACCGGCCTGTGTTGCAAAAAATTGCACCATAGCTTCCTGGTTATCGCGGAAAAAGCCGTGGTCTTCTGACCCGATAAAAATATCAGTCGCATTGGCTGGCGCGCCAATGATATCGTAGAAACGACGGATTTCAGAATAGGCTTGTTTGAGACCGCGTCGGTCAAAAAAGCAATAAGCTTGACCGAGCAAGATGACGGGAGCCGGTGCTCTGGCAATAAAAAAATCGGCCATATCCAGACCCGCGCCAATCACACCCGGCGGATACTGTTCCGAATCGGCGGGCAATTCATTTTCGAGATTGGCGGCAAACGTGGTGACAAAGCAACTGGGCGCAGCCATAGTAAAACGCTCTTCCACCGGCCAAATCCAACTGGTCATAGTACCCCCGCCCGAGTTGCCCGTAAGCCCGATGTGCGCGGGATCGACTTCCGAGCGGGTAAGCAAATAGTCGAGCGCGCGAATACCATCCCAGGCGCGCCAGGCGCCAAACCACTCGCCCACGAGTTCGAGTTGTTTGCCCATCATATTGTGGGCATGTGTTGATGATCGCACGCTTTCTCGGCTGTGCAGGGCATAATATTGATCGCGCTCGCCCTGATTAAAGGGATCGTAGATCAAGACGACAAAGCCATTGCGCGCCAGACGCTGACAAAAAGCCTGATAAAGCGATGCATTTTTGCCATCGGCAGCATGACCGCAAGAGCCAATAACACCAGGTGCTGGCCCATCGAGATTGTCGGGCACGTAAAGATGGGCAGTGACCAAACAACCCGGACGACTCTCAAAGAGAACTTTTTCAATGCGGTAATAGCGGCGTTCAATTGTACTGACAACGCGCGCATTAAGCGGTGTTTTACTCGGCCAGGGGCGATAGGCTTTGTCAATCGCCTCGCGCACCTCATCGCGGTATGCGAAAGCTTCTTTTTTTGTTCGGATAGACGACAGTCGTTTTGCGCGGTCGGCATTTACAGCTCGTACGCGCGCGACATAATCATCCAGTACCATGTGTCCATAACCATTTCGCGGCATAAGAATAGCTCCAGATTTAAAAGAGAAAGAGGACCTTTACACTGCGCTCTACAATACATATATCTCTCGTATAGGGTCAACGGTTTTTTGGCCTACATGGCTAAAAAACCCACGCTGTTCATCTCATATGTTCCAAGCCCTTTTTGTTGCCATTACACTGGTTTTTACATAAATTATGAAATCTATATTTCAATTTTGAGACCGAAACCTATGTCGGCAATAGCTGAGAACTTAAAGCGCGTTCAAGATCGCATTGACAGGGCTGCCCGGCGGTCCGGGCGGTCAGCAAATGCGGTTAAATTGATTGTTGTAACAAAGACCTGGCCTGCCGATGTCGTGCAACAGGTCGTAGATGCGGGGAC encodes the following:
- a CDS encoding prolyl oligopeptidase family serine peptidase; the protein is MPRNGYGHMVLDDYVARVRAVNADRAKRLSSIRTKKEAFAYRDEVREAIDKAYRPWPSKTPLNARVVSTIERRYYRIEKVLFESRPGCLVTAHLYVPDNLDGPAPGVIGSCGHAADGKNASLYQAFCQRLARNGFVVLIYDPFNQGERDQYYALHSRESVRSSTHAHNMMGKQLELVGEWFGAWRAWDGIRALDYLLTRSEVDPAHIGLTGNSGGGTMTSWIWPVEERFTMAAPSCFVTTFAANLENELPADSEQYPPGVIGAGLDMADFFIARAPAPVILLGQAYCFFDRRGLKQAYSEIRRFYDIIGAPANATDIFIGSEDHGFFRDNQEAMVQFFATQAGIQQVIRLEETEDLSDVLNVTPKGEVVPEGATPIFDLIAQNADVLASKRKKLGKDELIRCVQSTLNLSDDRDLPHHRWLRSTTEDGVRLARYAIETEGNIRAIMRKRLSNPSYSHTLDVEREVHLYLPHVSAEEDLIEDPFAKRLKEQHPLYALDVRGLGESLADDERDFFHPYGNDYMCNGYGLMLGQSFLGRRVHDVLSTVDLLACEGAEKVHLYGRGQGAIHALFAGFLHSAVTTVTLKNYPLSYHAWTQTPLVSWPAANIPRGVLTSFDLPDLMHALDKKLELIQPWGADMSEEESEK